In the Glycine max cultivar Williams 82 chromosome 6, Glycine_max_v4.0, whole genome shotgun sequence genome, AAACGCCTCTTGTGGCTTCAATACTCAATGCAACTTTGTTGGTTGTTGCAATATTAGCTCTTATCCAAGGTATGTATAAGCCCATCATACCAATTCTCCATTGTTGTATTATTTCAACTCTCTTGACATTTAACTTCCTCACAGGAGCACATGGAATTGGAATTGGTGTTAATTATGGCACAGTAGCAAACAACCTTCCTCCACCAGCCATGGTTGCAAAATTCCTATCAAAATCCACCacaataaaaaaagtgagacTCTTCGACGCGAACCCTGAAATTCTACGCGCATTTGGCAACACCGGCATAGAGGTAACCATAACCGTCCCCAACGACCAAATCCCCGACATCACAAACTTAACCTACGCACAACAATGGGTCAAAACCAACGTCCAACCCTTCATCCCCGCGACCAAACTAATCCGAATCCTCGTAGGCAACGAAGTGTTGTCCACCGCCAACAAACTCCTCGTCAGCACCCTTGTACCCGCCATGCAAACCCTCCACGTGGCCCTCGTGGCAGCATCACTAGACGACAACATTAAAATCTCCACGCCACACTCGTTGGGCATTTTGTCAAACTCAAGCCCACCCTCCGCCGCCAAATTCAGACAAGGCTACGACACGCACGTGATCAAACCAATGCTTAACTTTCTCAAAGACGCAAATGCACCATTCATGGTTAACCCTTACCCTTTCTTCGGATGCACTTCCAGCAGCACCCTTGATTATGCACTCTTTCGAAGCAATTCAGGTGTCTTTGTTGTTGATGATAACACGAAGCTCCGATACACGAACATGTTGGATGCGCAACTTGACGCGGTTTATTCGGCGTTGAAGGTTTTGGGCTTTGAGGATGTTGAGATTGTTATTGCTGAAACGGGCTGGCCCTCGGTTTGTGACCCGGCCCAAGTTGGTGTTAACCCGAAGACTGCTTCTGAGTACAATGGGAATCTCATTAGACACGTCACTTCTGGAGCTGGAACACCTCTTATGCCGAATAGGACTTTTGATACCTACATATTTGCtttatttgatgaaaatttAAAGCCTGGCCCAAGTTGTGAGAGGAACTTTGGGCTTTTTTGGCCCAATATGACTCCTGTTTATAACGTCCCCATAATAATGAGGAACAATGTAGCTGTCGTTGCTAATAGTCATTATAAAGTGTTTTTGTCAATCGTGATTGTGTTAAGCTTGATTTGTACATGGGTTTAAATTTGACAATTGTTTTTGcactttccttttctatttaggtactctttgtaatttaaaaaaaacattatttttttcataaattagttTCAGATTTTGGTTGTTGATAATTTTcgaaaactaattattttcaGTAACATATTCTAGAAACTAATGCTAGTGCAATGATTTTTAACACTCTAAATTTTCAAACACCTAATtagatcatttttttaaagaaaaaataacattaaaattaagtttcccagagcatgcataaattaaaaatgtcacGCGTTGAAGAACTTTGCATGTGTTTCCGATGTTGGAAAACACCCTAAGGATTGCTATAGTAATCCGAATGGAGTTGTTGGAGGACATGTTTAAGGTGAGGTGCTTGGAGGATCACAGTTGGAACGAGACGCAACACTCAAGCAAGCTTTCGAATTTCAAACCGTGGGTGCTGAATTTGGTTGATCTCTTTGAGgtaatttcttttacttttcctaagtgattttcttttcttttctttttcattctcgtTGCATGGTGGCATGCCAATATGCCATGTAAAATGAATATGTAGTGAACACCCCATCCCATGATATGctaattttccttttctccatATTCCAAAGAAATACGACATCGGTGGTTATCTGAAACAAACATATGTCTGTGTCTGCTTTCTCTATcgttttttaatcttattttgagTTCGTATTAATTCTCAGAGTTTCAGCTTTTCAGAGTTCTCGGTTTTGATTTCAGCGTCTTTGGGTACTCAAATCAAATTCTGGAAAGGACAAGATAGtaagtatatattttgtttctggtttatataaatatacatacatAGAGAGAGAGACCTATTTGCAGATCAAGTTGTTTCCCGCTTTGAGTGTCAAAATGTTATTTAACTAAATAGTATGTGTGCTTGAGTTTACATGGGCTTGTGTGGTGTTAATCCATATCCTTTTGTCTGTGACAATATCCCCAATTCACTTATATAGTTTTGTCCCATGAAAGAATGTTTAATAATCCATATCCTTTTAGATTACAAGTTGCACCATGCTTTTAATTAGTGTTTAAGCTTGAAAGAATGGGCATATATATTTGAGTTAAAGAATGACCATATACTTGAATTATTTCTTTCAGTAGGGTCTGCCCCAATCTTTTTCAGAGGACACCACAAAGCATGTGTTTGTATTGGAGTTGTATCAAATGTAACCCATGTTCAACTCAAAGCAAGCCCTCCCGTTCTTTTGCGTTTTTACATTGGGAAAGTGGGAAACCGTTCAACATTTGAATGGTTTCCCAAACACACTCAAAGTCATTCTACAGTCCCTAAACCAAGACAGACATTGTAGGAACACATGCAAGATAGATTTACAGTGTAAAGTAGCAGAGACAAACATGTTATATATTCTCAAAGTTGTAATTCATCTACACTTAAGTCTGAGAAATCATTAGTGTTAATTGGTAAAGCTAGCTGGTTAACTATCCATATATGTAGGCCAAAAGAGTTTATACATAGAAAAACATCAGGCTAGCAGCCTCAGTTGTATCCACTAATTTCATCATCACAAGAGGATGTTAGAGTAAAGTTAGCCGAAGAATTATCCACAATAAAAATGGTGGAATCAAATGACACCATGAGAGAAAGTGCTACTGAAATATGATGCTCTCCAAACAAAGATTTTTCAATAATCTCATGTTATTATTAGTATGCAATAGACTTTAGGTATATAATATGACATGCTAAATTAGTAATTGtacaaataaaattcatgtAACATTGAACATACAAAGCATTAAATGCTCCTGGGCTCTAACATGTTAGTATTATTTTAGTGgcttatattattttgtaaaatgtaattttaattatttttgtagtttctatcttatattttatttttaaaattgttagagtgattttaaatcttataaatttataaaaaaaattaaatctttaaatttttatgatataaatttattaaaatcgaAACTATCATAaaagtctttaaaaaaaatctgataaatcataacattattatataatttttaaaattcaaaacatctttttaagttaaaataatcttttaagatCCTAATCCAATAcaccaataatatttttattaaagtctatttggttaaaatgaataaacTTTAAGTCATTCAAACCTAACAAGTCAacctatttaaattaatataaaaaatatttattatattaaaattttcattatgcATTATTTTTGTCAGAGAGTTATAATGCATTAAATCATACAGTTATTTATCTTTCAAATgcttgcatgtttttgtttaaaaaaatgttagcttGTTTGataaatctattatatatatatatatatatatgtgtgtgtgtaataTTTCTTACCTGTTTTAATGCACTAACTTAGTgaatattgagaaaaaaataacctacatgtataaatattattatgattcattttttaatgatataaatGAAAAAGGTGATTACTCtaattttcttgaatttttattGTAAGAAAAATGAGCAATAGTGAGatacttcaaatttcaaattattttttatccttccaACCATGTTCAGATGATTTAAGTGAAATTGATCTCTATGAAAAGATAAGGCATATATATACACTTCtcatgaataaaatttaataaacttcAACACGAATTATTAACTACTCAATGTTAttattgataataaattttagaataatattatttatttatgttatcgttgttttaaataattttgattatgaataaattattaatgagtTTTACaacaaccaaaaataaaaaacggaTAATATTCCAATAATCTATATAAACTGATATTGATATgttgaaaaagataagttttGCACAGTATTTATTACAAGactaaaacattatttattgtaataacaatattattcattgtaacatttttcttattatttttacaatttagtTAGAAACTCAGAAGTTAATTGGtagttaaaaactaaaaaattaacttattaaattaaaattgtttaataaaattaactcttgaagtaactaaaattatataatagttAAGATTTTATGTCATGATGTTAcaatgaatttatatatatatatatatatatatatatatatatatatatatatatatatatatatatatatatatatatatatatatatatatatatacacatgtgTGTGTGCGTATGCAGGTGCAGGTGTGTGCATATAGTTTTACACTTACTAGTGTGTGAGTGCATGTATTTTAGGAGTATATTGATATaagttacataaattattacatCTTTAGTGAAATTATGTGGATTCGAGTGAAACtaaatttaaacatatttttaaaaaatatctcatttgataattataaataaaacaatacgattaaaataaaatatttaattaaaaatgatctgGAGTAGAAATATGTGAGATAACTTAATAACTTGTGTCTTGACCAACAATAAATACAAGTTGGGATTTTCTAAAAAGGTAAATGAACTAGATACTTTTATTAAAGTACGTTTAGTTAAAACAATCACACTTTAAgtcatttaaaaagtttttcaaatccAATATGTCAACCtatttaaattaacataaaaatatttatgtctaacattattaattaatttctcataatgtcttattttttcaagaggagttataatttattaaatcataCAATTATTTATGGTTTAAATgtttgcatgttttttgtttaaaaaggtGTTAGCttgtttgataaatatattacatagaagacaaattaaattatattgacGTAACTTTGGCTAACAATTACcgttcaataatttttaattgaataatatttattaaaatctatAATTGGACTAAAGATTCTTTCGCATAGatcatatatacaaaaatttatattaatataaaattatttgatatctcATTTATACagactaaaattaataaaatatttttttaaaaaaatatactaaaatataaataatttgatcatattcttattaatttatttttgtttaattttatcaaaattaacaccttatatatatatatatatatatatatatatatatatatataattttacagatcgataaaaatatattttatataaaattataagatgaaTATGTGTAATTTGATTCTTctttacatgtatatatatgtgatcAAGTTATACTatgagtaattaaaaaaattatttattcatctgcacccttttatttttttttaaatttaataattaatatgaattaatcattataaatattaaatttcaaaaaaataaattatgaaaatcaaaaataactttcttaaaattattcttgGGACAACTTATGtatgctttatatatataatgatttttatattatattaattaaatttttaaaaagtaaattgtaaaaaataatagaaaaatgtttcaatgaataataatattattataataaataatgttttagtCTTGCAATAAATGTTATGCAAaactttctttttaataatatcaatttatataaattattagacataaagaaaaaagatacaAGGTTGCAAACTTTTAAGTTTTGAACTGTGTCCACATCCCGCCCACTCACTCACGCTCCTCTCTCTTCTGCCTATATTATCGGTTATCACTCTCAACCCACTTtgcttttctcttctcttcaaaGGTAATCTTCTACGGGCAAacacaatctttttttttttttttactgtttcagATTAGAGCATTTTTGAGGTATTTTTGTTCTGTTAAAGGATGCTTTGTCTTAATATATGGATCTTGTCTGAGGCAGCATTACTTCTTCAAATTTACGtaaatttcatttcttttttattggatAAGGAGGCTGAAGTTTTGTGCACTTGGgcttttttccttctaatttcTTCTAATGATCTCTCTAAAGATTATGGAAATGgtgggattttttttattgtgttttggTCTTGGGAATTGTTTTTCAGTGGTGGTTGTTATTGTATATGTGTTAGGGTTGAGTGAATGTGTTCATACACCTTTTCTCAGCAATTAAGCCTTTTTGTTAGTTACAGCATTTTTGTTTATTAGACGAATCAAGAAAATCGTGACggaagaaaagggaaaaaataataagaaaaagacTTGGGCCATACCTTACaattttttcttggttttgacTTTTGACCAAGCGGGTAATGTAATCATAATCATGGTGAAACAAATtcacaaactttttttattgttttccaaacaaaatcaagaatgttaagagaaaaaaagcccttgattgaaaatcatgatGTAGCATTAGGCCATTCTTAGGCACTGTTTTTTGATTGTTATAATCCAATTATCTAATGAATGGGTGTTAATTTGGTGTTTAAAGAACAGGTATGAGCAAGATTTTCATTTGAAAGAATTGGGTTGCTCTTCTTCGAGGCACACACAATGGATAAAGTAAATAGAGTTTGTGCCAAAGATGAAGAGCGTCCACTCCGAATCACCAGAGCAAGAGCTAGAGCCTTGAGAGGGATTACTCCATACTCAAGACCCTCCTTAAAAAATGAGCAGAAAAATGTGCTTCGAGCACATCCGAAAAGAGCAGCATCTTCTGAAAACAAAACTTCTGTGGTTGTTCCTGCTGTTGTCCAACAGAAGGGAAGGGCAGTGCTTTCAGATGTATCAAACATGTGTGCAAAACCACATGATAAGTGTACTAAGTCATCAAAGTTTCAGGTAAGCATGAAGCACTCACTTTGTCGTCAAaggcagattttttttttcttcaaatcatcAATGTTTAAATAATTGTAGTGATAAGAGAAGTaatcatttgtttctttgaattgtttttgtttcaaaatacaaaaacatttgATCCAGTATACTGTATTTGCTCatcccaaaataatttttataattctaCTAAGTTGCAAATTCATTGGTATCAGTTGGTGATGCTGGTTGAATATCCATTATGTAGGCCAAAGGAGTTTATACAAAGAAAACCACCAAGCTAGCAGCCTTAGGTGTTTCCACTGAGGTTTCATCAACACAAGAGAATGTTAGAGCAAAGTTGGCTGAAGAATTATCCACAATAAGGATGGTAGAATCAAAGGACACCATAAGAGAAGGTGTTACAGCAGACACTGCACTTTCAATGCAAAACTCTCTGAAATCTGATGAGCTCCAGAGCTCTCCAAACAAAGGTTTTTCAATAATCTCATGTTATTATTAGTATGCAATAGATTTTAGGTATATAATATGGCATACTAAATtactaatacaaataaaattcatgtAACTCTCTGATTGAACTTACAAAGCACTAAATGCTCCTCGGAACATAGGCTCTAACATTGAGGTTTATTGAACTTTTTTAGTTGACAGATTCTACTTtctcaaaaatatattagtttcctgtgtttttattaattaattgaactgAATTTCTTATGATTAAAAGTTGGAGAATGCAAAGTACTAGTATTGTTATACAAGGAATTTTCAAGTTCAGGGATCCTGTAGTTATCTTTGAAGTTAGAATCCTGTGGTTATTGTTTTGTTCTCTTGATTCGGTTTTGCAGACATACATATGATTTGGGAGAAGCTAGGAGCCTCAGACTCCCTGACTATTGTGGACATTGATTCTGAGTTAAAGGATTCTCAAGTTTGGAGTTCTTATGCCCCTGACATATACAGCAATATTCAAGTCACAGAGGTTTGTGATTTAGTGATGTAAttattccccccccccccccccccccgattTGTTGCTACTGTACTATTAGTTAATGTGGTGACATTTCAATAGCTTTTGTAAAACAATGTTGTgtgatataattatataaacctTAATTGCTGCTTTCTCTGCTATTGTCACAGTCTGACtgcattttaaagttatttcagAATATAACATCCACTGTTGGCAAAATAGCAAGTGTTCTTGGATAGCAGAGAGCAAATTTTGTTTAGTAACataatagtattattattataataatattaatattgctGCTTAAAAAGAACTTTACATTGTAATACTCATATAATGCTGAAAAAAGAGGAtactttcactaaaaaaaaatgttgacaaTTTGTTTTGGTGAAATCACTCCAGCTTCAAAGGAAACCAGTGGCCAACTACATGGATAAGCTGCAGAAAGATATTAATCCAACTATGCGAGGAATTCTGGTTGATTGGCTTGTCGAGGTTAGTCTCATGGCTGCAGCATTATGTAAATTTTGATACTTGAGTACATATGATGAGTTTTGTCTACTGCCTTTCAATTAAAATGTggttgaattataggatattgACAATTAGATGGATAGCTACTATTCATCATCATGCTCTTGATATAGTCACATTTGAAATACACAATCTGTGATTGCTGTCTGAGATGGCCATCAAGCTTTGATTGTGGGTTTGCTGAAGGTTTCTTGTATCCCCTTTCAGGTTTCTGAGGAATACAAGTTGGTTCCAGACACACTTTACCTGACCGTGAACCTCATTGATCGGTATCTCTCAACAAGGCTCATTCAGAAGCAAAGGCTCCAGTTGCTTGGTGTTACTTGCATGCTGATTGCATCGTAAGTACCAAACTTTACACTTATTGATGCTTCTCTTTGAACTCTGAACTGAGGacattaaaacttttaaaaatgataaaaatttgaCAATGACTCTCAGTTAGTCATCCTCTGTCTAGTATGGTGGTGAtggtgattattattatttgtttgtagTCCCTTATATAGTTATTTTACTTGTTAGTCTTGGACTTGTATGTGTAGATAATTTTACAGATTTCTCTTGATATAATTTGCTCTGTGGTTTTGCAAATAAGCTGGTCATGAAACTTTGTTTGGACATTTATAATATCAATGAACTCCTAATTTTATTCATGAAACTCTTGATTTTGATTGAATGCATTTGGTGATGCTCATAAGTAGTAAAGTAAGATATCATATCTATTTTTCCATCAATACCATTTGGTTTTAAatgtgtttcttttctttcttggctTTAAGAAAATACGAAGAGATTTGTGCACCTCGAGTGGAGGAATTTTGCTTCATCACAGATAATACATACTCAAAAGAAGAGGTACTGTATATAGTAGTATAGCTGGAATCTTCCACCTTTTTTTAAGTAGTATTCATGATGGTTGCACCTAATTAGCATCATTTAGCAGGTATTGAAAATGGAGAGAGAAGTACTGGATCTTGTGCATTTTCAGTTATCTGTTCCCACAATCAAAACTTTTCTAAGGTATGTAACATACATGTAAAGTGAGAACTATTCTTATTTCAAAAAGACCATACAACAATATATGGATAGTCAAAATTCAGAGTGATTAATTAAAGTCATGTGtgtttatcttttaatcttCATAATTCGAAATATGATTTAATGgtctatatttattataattattttttattaataataagagTTGTCACTTAATATCCCTCTTATATATATCCACGTTTTGTTGGAAAACGTCGCTTAGTTATTGAATTATGAGTTCATGAATATCTTTTCTTGGTTTTCAGGAGATTCATCCAAGCAGCACAATCTTCTTACAAGGTACTACAGTTATCCACTATCTATCcacattttatttaactttgagAAGGTGACATGACATTAATATTATGCAGTATTGTAAAATGCAAATTAGCTTGCTAATTTCATGTTATACAGGCTCCTTGCGTTGAACTGGAATTCCTGGCAAATTATTTAGCAGAGCTTGCTCTTGTTGAATGCAACTTTTTCCAGTTTCTACCTTCCCTTGTAGCTGCATCCGCTGTGTTCCTTGCCAAATGGACCCTGAATGAGTCAGAACATCCATGGGTATGAACTATTGACTGACTAATATTGCAAGTTGACTTTCACCTTTGTGTGgatgtaaattaatttcaagagtcacatgcatttatttatttgcagaaTCCAACTCTGGAGCACTATACAAAATACAAAGCTTCAGAGCTCAAGACTGTTGTTCTTGCACTGCAAGATCTGCAACTTAATACCAAAGGAAGCTCCCTGAATGCTGTCCCTGAGAAGTATAAGCAACAGAAGGTTAGAATTATTTGTTTGAATGAACTTCTCCAAGAACATTTacaagaaagtaaaataaattgaacttTTCTCATAagctaaaacaaaattgtgcacAAGTTTTTGGAGAAATTAAATGAGAGAATTTCTATAAAAGTTACACTTACAAGAGAAATTcaatttctataaatatttataaaaaaaaaagttcatccaACAACCCCTTTCGGTCCAGTTGACTAAAGTTCTTCCA is a window encoding:
- the LOC100807750 gene encoding cyclin-A2-2, whose product is MDKVNRVCAKDEERPLRITRARARALRGITPYSRPSLKNEQKNVLRAHPKRAASSENKTSVVVPAVVQQKGRAVLSDVSNMCAKPHDKCTKSSKFQAKGVYTKKTTKLAALGVSTEVSSTQENVRAKLAEELSTIRMVESKDTIREGVTADTALSMQNSLKSDELQSSPNKDIHMIWEKLGASDSLTIVDIDSELKDSQVWSSYAPDIYSNIQVTELQRKPVANYMDKLQKDINPTMRGILVDWLVEVSEEYKLVPDTLYLTVNLIDRYLSTRLIQKQRLQLLGVTCMLIASKYEEICAPRVEEFCFITDNTYSKEEVLKMEREVLDLVHFQLSVPTIKTFLRRFIQAAQSSYKAPCVELEFLANYLAELALVECNFFQFLPSLVAASAVFLAKWTLNESEHPWNPTLEHYTKYKASELKTVVLALQDLQLNTKGSSLNAVPEKYKQQKFNCVANLSPKPVQSLFQDKV
- the LOC100795377 gene encoding glucan endo-1,3-beta-glucosidase encodes the protein MEQTPLVASILNATLLVVAILALIQGAHGIGIGVNYGTVANNLPPPAMVAKFLSKSTTIKKVRLFDANPEILRAFGNTGIEVTITVPNDQIPDITNLTYAQQWVKTNVQPFIPATKLIRILVGNEVLSTANKLLVSTLVPAMQTLHVALVAASLDDNIKISTPHSLGILSNSSPPSAAKFRQGYDTHVIKPMLNFLKDANAPFMVNPYPFFGCTSSSTLDYALFRSNSGVFVVDDNTKLRYTNMLDAQLDAVYSALKVLGFEDVEIVIAETGWPSVCDPAQVGVNPKTASEYNGNLIRHVTSGAGTPLMPNRTFDTYIFALFDENLKPGPSCERNFGLFWPNMTPVYNVPIIMRNNVAVVANSHYKVFLSIVIVLSLICTWV